In Oryza sativa Japonica Group chromosome 11, ASM3414082v1, the following are encoded in one genomic region:
- the LOC4350650 gene encoding F-box/FBD/LRR-repeat protein At1g13570 isoform X1 → MAKRMNPCHGKLVPKNKRAILQFDDIPEDVVFLIIRLLSLTNAARVSMVSQKWLQSWRLYPNLEFTSKALGLNKRVHKQGRRAKFVRCVNTIIRHHAGTGINSFTLKRNLNNHKYAHYIDRWIYFAVRSGANELTIDLSPRWYAHPRDVKYSFPSSNVAAPEPTSIEHLKLCFMNLRPLPTFSGLRSLKTLDLALVCITTEDLESLLSYTPALQQLKLRQCPMLEYLKITDVLAKLVYIDIVPCLWLKILEIHAQNLVAINTYNICHLKIVLSEALVLKGAHIELVLSSDVIEYAFTDLAPLMPDLESLFLSGCTEMIISRRPPSNRFHCLKQLELKLQDISTKYDLLFLAKFVDAAPVLEALVFHLEDIEEPFCYMEKEAELRSLEKHCPHKNLKLVKMTGFSAGRSSLELALYFVENSPALELLILDHRLDRSVCRITFGGDLDAKCSKGYEHTISKYVSNAIPRRVRLSYS, encoded by the exons ATGGCTAAGCGAATGAATCCATGTCATGGGAAACTGGTCCCCAAGAACAAAAGAGCCATATTACAGTTTGATGACATTCCTGAG GATGTGGTGTTCTTGATAATCCGGTTGCTTTCGCTGACTAATGCTGCGCGTGTCAGCATGGTGTCGCAAAAGTGGCTACAATCTTGGAGGCTCTATCCTAATTTAGAGTTCACCTCGAAGGCGTTGGGTTTGAATAAACGGGTGCACAAACAAGGGAGGAGGGCTAAATTTGTCAGGTGTGTTAACACCATCATAAGGCACCACGCTGGAACAGGGATTAACTCATTCACCTTGAAGCGCAACCTCAACAATCACAAGTACGCACACTATATTGACCGTTGGATTTACTTTGCAGTCCGATCTGGTGCAAATGAACTGACTATTGACCTAAGTCCACGATGGTATGCTCATCCTCGTGATGTCAAATACAGCTTTCCATCCTCTAATGTTGCTGCTCCAGAACCAACCTCTATAGAGCATCTTAAGCTTTGCTTTATGAATTTGAGGCCTTTACCAACTTTTAGTGGCCTAAGAAGCTTGAAGACTCTTGATTTGGCCCTTGTATGTATAACCACAGAAGATTTAGAGAGCTTGTTGAGTTATACCCCTGCTCTACAACAGTTGAAGCTAAGGCAATGTCCAATGCTGGAATACTTGAAGATCACTGATGTACTAGCTAAGCTTGTCTACATTGATATCGTTCCCTGCTTGTGGCTGAAGATTTTGGAGATCCATGCTCAAAATCTTGTTGCGATTAATACTTACAATATCTGTCACCTAAAAATAGTACTGAGTGAAGCATTAGTGTTGAAGGGGGCACACATTGAGTTAGTTCTGTCATCAGATGTTATTGAGTATGCTTTTACTGATCTTGCACCACTCATGCCAGACCTCGAGTCATTGTTCCTGAGTGGCTGTACTGAG ATGATTATATCCAGGAGACCTCCAAGCAATAGATTCCATTGCCTGAAGCAATTGGAGTTAAAATTGCAGGATATATCGACGAAATATGATCTTCTATTTCTTGCTAAGTTTGTTGATGCTGCTCCAGTCCTAGAAGCTCTCGTTTTTCAT CTGGAAGATATAGAGGAGCCATTTTGTTACATGGAAAAGGAAGCAGAGTTGAGAAGTCTGGAGAAACATTGTCCACATAAAAACCTCAAGTTGGTCAAAATGACTGGATTTTCAGCAGGCCGTTCAAGCCTTGAGCTTGCTCTGTATTTCGTGGAGAACTCACCAGCACTAGAACTCCTGATTCTTGATCATCGGCTTGACAGATCTGTTTGCCGAATCACTTTTGGTGGTGACTTGGATGCGAAATGCTCGAAAGGATATGAACACACTATCTCCAAATATGTTAGCAATGCGATTCCTCGCCGTGTTAGATTATCATATTCCTAA
- the LOC4350650 gene encoding F-box/FBD/LRR-repeat protein At1g13570 isoform X2, producing the protein MAKRMNPCHGKLVPKNKRAILQFDDIPEDVVFLIIRLLSLTNAARVSMVSQKWLQSWRLYPNLEFTSKALGLNKRVHKQGRRAKFVRCVNTIIRHHAGTGINSFTLKRNLNNHNFPSSNVAAPEPTSIEHLKLCFMNLRPLPTFSGLRSLKTLDLALVCITTEDLESLLSYTPALQQLKLRQCPMLEYLKITDVLAKLVYIDIVPCLWLKILEIHAQNLVAINTYNICHLKIVLSEALVLKGAHIELVLSSDVIEYAFTDLAPLMPDLESLFLSGCTEMIISRRPPSNRFHCLKQLELKLQDISTKYDLLFLAKFVDAAPVLEALVFHLEDIEEPFCYMEKEAELRSLEKHCPHKNLKLVKMTGFSAGRSSLELALYFVENSPALELLILDHRLDRSVCRITFGGDLDAKCSKGYEHTISKYVSNAIPRRVRLSYS; encoded by the exons ATGGCTAAGCGAATGAATCCATGTCATGGGAAACTGGTCCCCAAGAACAAAAGAGCCATATTACAGTTTGATGACATTCCTGAG GATGTGGTGTTCTTGATAATCCGGTTGCTTTCGCTGACTAATGCTGCGCGTGTCAGCATGGTGTCGCAAAAGTGGCTACAATCTTGGAGGCTCTATCCTAATTTAGAGTTCACCTCGAAGGCGTTGGGTTTGAATAAACGGGTGCACAAACAAGGGAGGAGGGCTAAATTTGTCAGGTGTGTTAACACCATCATAAGGCACCACGCTGGAACAGGGATTAACTCATTCACCTTGAAGCGCAACCTCAACAATCACAA CTTTCCATCCTCTAATGTTGCTGCTCCAGAACCAACCTCTATAGAGCATCTTAAGCTTTGCTTTATGAATTTGAGGCCTTTACCAACTTTTAGTGGCCTAAGAAGCTTGAAGACTCTTGATTTGGCCCTTGTATGTATAACCACAGAAGATTTAGAGAGCTTGTTGAGTTATACCCCTGCTCTACAACAGTTGAAGCTAAGGCAATGTCCAATGCTGGAATACTTGAAGATCACTGATGTACTAGCTAAGCTTGTCTACATTGATATCGTTCCCTGCTTGTGGCTGAAGATTTTGGAGATCCATGCTCAAAATCTTGTTGCGATTAATACTTACAATATCTGTCACCTAAAAATAGTACTGAGTGAAGCATTAGTGTTGAAGGGGGCACACATTGAGTTAGTTCTGTCATCAGATGTTATTGAGTATGCTTTTACTGATCTTGCACCACTCATGCCAGACCTCGAGTCATTGTTCCTGAGTGGCTGTACTGAG ATGATTATATCCAGGAGACCTCCAAGCAATAGATTCCATTGCCTGAAGCAATTGGAGTTAAAATTGCAGGATATATCGACGAAATATGATCTTCTATTTCTTGCTAAGTTTGTTGATGCTGCTCCAGTCCTAGAAGCTCTCGTTTTTCAT CTGGAAGATATAGAGGAGCCATTTTGTTACATGGAAAAGGAAGCAGAGTTGAGAAGTCTGGAGAAACATTGTCCACATAAAAACCTCAAGTTGGTCAAAATGACTGGATTTTCAGCAGGCCGTTCAAGCCTTGAGCTTGCTCTGTATTTCGTGGAGAACTCACCAGCACTAGAACTCCTGATTCTTGATCATCGGCTTGACAGATCTGTTTGCCGAATCACTTTTGGTGGTGACTTGGATGCGAAATGCTCGAAAGGATATGAACACACTATCTCCAAATATGTTAGCAATGCGATTCCTCGCCGTGTTAGATTATCATATTCCTAA